The following proteins are encoded in a genomic region of Roseofilum casamattae BLCC-M143:
- a CDS encoding DNA-directed RNA polymerase subunit beta': MIFKNRVIDKGQLKKLIAAAFAEYGTACTAQMADKLKDLGFRYATRAGVSISVDDLQIPPSKQELLEAAEEQIRHIESRYSKGQITEVERLQRVIDTWNSTSEALKDEVVRYFKATNPLNSVYMMAFSGARGNISQVRQLVGMRGLMADPQGEIISLPIKTNFREGLTVTEYIISSYGARKGLVDTALRTADSGYLTRRLVDVSQDVIVRELDCNTERGILVEDMRDGDRVLIPLRDRLLGRSLAEDVTDDETGELVARRNDWLSEDLAKKVGNATKQVKVRSPLTCEAARSVCQACYGWSLAHHSPVDLGEAVGIIAAQSIGEPGTQLTMRTFHTGGVFSGAARDILAPTGGIINYGTIKTRNVKGEGGKEIRVETGGLLQLIVEDETPIEGPFKDASLPAGYNAHNIPINAGSRLLVKDGERIKPGTIIANTPPARAAVRSTERATKDVSTDIAGEVRFEGLIGEEKRDRQGLTTVVARTGGLIWVLSGEVYNLPPEAKPVVKNDDRIDAGDVLATSKITTKHGGTVRLPEGLEGQEVEIVTAKVVLDQANVTIREKGSKEMYAIATRDGQEFTLLATPGSKVTSGQVVAELLDDRYRTTTGGVVRYAGIETKRRSSSSKYGQEVVKGGTLLWIPEESHEVNKDISLLIVEDGQAIEAGTEVVKDIFATTSGIVTVVQKNDILREIAIKPGKLLLITDPDEMPAEGIANPGEVVMGETIDQLCLVEIVQTPEGMGALLRPVTEFPILDEPPGPSTSTGEADSIHLRTTQRLPYKDGERIKSVQGVDLVRTHLVLEINEGALTRTNGEEGSAVEARSNLDGLELVADIELIPAEDEDPDVMRLQLVILESLLVRREGMADLTQGQLRTRIWVEEGQEVDAGDTIASTEILANCAGTIAGLRDNNEQVRRLLAIRESDRATIDLSGATPSEDFTQPNPGDLLVSGTEVAPGIHLAESGLVEWIDNTDRTLVLRLARPYRVSPGAILHLGDGDLVQRGDKLVLLVFERAKTGDIIQGLPRIEELLEARKPKEACVLARRPGQIQRSDINTDDDIREVQVVENDGTVTAYPLLPGQSVMVTPDETVDAGHLLSDGQINPHELLEINFEWMLEQGRSYYEAATGALAIVQQFLVNAVQGVYQSQGIDIADKHIEVIVRQMTSKVRLDDGGDTTMLPGELMELYQVEQVNEAMSITGGAPARYTPVLLGITKASLNTDSFISAASFQETTRVLTEAAIEGKSDWLRGLKENVIIGRLIPAGTGFNAYEDSFRSQLYSDGDRDSVELEDEIVGGSLSENILSSHGYATSEDNYSPLVSDDSVASSGRKADYPVFPDTSSRRSGTRSDSEVDDLQDMVVDDRTAYRLDPMNDASGQNSGRGSSSKGQGKGKQTLPDTAMDEDLVLDEEELIYDTMEEEGHEE; the protein is encoded by the coding sequence ATGATCTTCAAAAACCGCGTCATCGACAAAGGACAACTGAAAAAACTAATTGCTGCGGCGTTCGCCGAATACGGAACTGCCTGCACCGCCCAAATGGCAGACAAACTCAAAGATTTGGGCTTTCGGTATGCGACTCGTGCTGGGGTCAGTATTAGCGTGGATGACCTGCAAATTCCTCCCTCCAAGCAAGAGTTGCTCGAAGCGGCGGAAGAGCAAATTCGGCACATTGAATCTCGTTATTCCAAAGGACAAATTACCGAAGTCGAACGGCTCCAACGAGTGATCGATACTTGGAACTCCACCAGTGAAGCCCTCAAAGACGAAGTGGTGCGCTACTTCAAAGCCACCAACCCTCTGAATAGCGTCTACATGATGGCCTTCTCTGGAGCGCGGGGAAATATCTCCCAAGTGCGCCAGTTGGTGGGAATGCGGGGACTGATGGCAGATCCGCAAGGGGAAATTATTTCTCTGCCGATTAAAACTAACTTCCGGGAAGGGCTAACGGTAACTGAATACATCATCTCCTCTTATGGGGCGCGGAAAGGATTGGTCGATACGGCTCTGCGTACCGCAGATAGCGGATACCTCACCCGGCGGTTGGTGGATGTTTCCCAAGATGTGATCGTGCGGGAGCTAGACTGCAATACCGAGCGCGGCATTCTGGTTGAAGACATGCGTGATGGCGATCGCGTATTGATTCCCCTGCGAGACCGACTACTGGGGCGGTCTTTAGCGGAAGACGTAACCGACGATGAAACTGGAGAACTAGTCGCTCGCCGGAATGACTGGCTCTCAGAAGACTTGGCGAAAAAAGTTGGAAACGCCACCAAACAGGTGAAAGTGCGATCGCCTCTCACCTGTGAAGCCGCTCGTAGCGTCTGTCAAGCCTGCTATGGTTGGAGCTTAGCCCATCACTCTCCCGTCGATCTGGGCGAAGCCGTCGGGATTATCGCCGCTCAATCGATTGGGGAACCCGGAACCCAGTTAACCATGCGTACGTTCCACACCGGTGGAGTTTTCTCCGGAGCTGCCCGAGATATCCTCGCTCCCACTGGAGGTATCATTAACTACGGAACGATTAAAACTCGGAACGTGAAAGGCGAAGGAGGCAAAGAGATTCGGGTCGAAACTGGAGGACTGCTACAGTTAATCGTTGAAGACGAAACCCCGATCGAGGGACCGTTTAAAGATGCCTCATTGCCCGCCGGATATAATGCTCATAACATTCCGATCAATGCTGGCTCCAGGCTGCTGGTCAAAGATGGGGAACGGATTAAGCCAGGGACAATTATTGCCAATACTCCCCCAGCTCGAGCCGCCGTCCGCTCCACCGAACGAGCCACAAAAGACGTGAGCACAGATATTGCCGGTGAAGTTCGTTTTGAAGGATTGATCGGGGAAGAAAAGCGCGATCGCCAAGGACTGACAACCGTTGTTGCTCGTACCGGTGGATTAATTTGGGTGCTTTCTGGAGAGGTCTATAACTTACCGCCAGAAGCCAAACCGGTAGTGAAGAATGACGATCGCATTGATGCTGGAGATGTATTGGCAACCAGCAAAATTACCACCAAACACGGCGGCACGGTTCGACTGCCAGAAGGACTGGAGGGCCAGGAAGTTGAGATTGTCACGGCGAAAGTCGTTCTCGACCAAGCTAACGTAACGATTCGCGAGAAAGGCAGTAAAGAAATGTACGCGATCGCCACTCGCGACGGTCAGGAATTTACTCTATTAGCCACCCCAGGCAGTAAAGTTACCTCCGGTCAGGTGGTAGCAGAATTGCTCGACGATCGCTATCGCACGACAACGGGAGGGGTCGTCCGCTATGCCGGAATTGAAACCAAGCGCCGGAGTAGCTCCAGCAAATACGGTCAGGAAGTTGTCAAGGGCGGAACCCTCTTATGGATTCCGGAAGAATCTCACGAGGTAAACAAGGACATCTCCTTGTTAATTGTCGAAGACGGTCAGGCGATCGAAGCGGGTACGGAAGTTGTGAAAGATATTTTTGCAACAACCTCCGGTATCGTCACTGTAGTGCAGAAAAATGATATCTTGCGCGAAATTGCAATTAAACCCGGTAAGCTCCTGCTGATTACCGATCCGGATGAAATGCCGGCAGAAGGCATTGCCAATCCGGGCGAAGTCGTCATGGGCGAAACCATCGACCAATTGTGTTTGGTCGAGATCGTGCAAACTCCCGAAGGCATGGGCGCTCTGCTCCGACCCGTAACCGAGTTCCCCATCCTGGACGAGCCGCCCGGCCCTTCCACTTCTACAGGAGAAGCCGACTCTATCCATTTGCGCACCACCCAACGGTTGCCCTATAAAGATGGAGAACGGATTAAGTCCGTGCAAGGGGTCGATTTGGTCCGCACCCATTTAGTCCTGGAGATTAATGAAGGGGCACTAACTCGTACCAATGGAGAAGAAGGTAGCGCCGTTGAGGCTCGCAGCAACCTAGATGGACTGGAACTGGTCGCAGATATCGAGTTAATTCCAGCCGAAGACGAAGATCCCGATGTGATGCGCTTGCAGTTGGTGATTTTAGAATCCTTACTAGTGCGCCGAGAAGGTATGGCTGACCTGACCCAAGGTCAACTGCGGACGCGAATTTGGGTTGAAGAAGGACAAGAGGTAGACGCTGGAGATACGATCGCCTCAACCGAAATTTTGGCCAACTGCGCCGGTACCATCGCTGGCTTGCGCGACAATAACGAGCAAGTCCGACGGTTATTAGCCATTCGCGAAAGCGATCGCGCGACCATCGATCTGAGCGGTGCGACTCCCTCGGAAGACTTTACCCAACCCAACCCCGGAGACTTACTGGTCTCGGGAACTGAAGTGGCTCCCGGCATTCACTTAGCCGAATCTGGCTTAGTCGAATGGATTGACAACACCGACCGCACCTTAGTCCTGCGCTTGGCCAGACCCTATCGCGTCTCCCCCGGAGCAATTCTGCATTTGGGCGACGGCGATTTAGTTCAGCGGGGCGATAAATTGGTACTGCTGGTCTTCGAGCGGGCGAAAACCGGAGATATTATCCAAGGTCTGCCCAGAATTGAGGAATTGTTAGAAGCGCGCAAACCGAAAGAAGCCTGCGTCTTAGCTCGTCGCCCCGGACAGATACAGCGCTCCGACATTAATACCGATGACGATATCCGCGAAGTCCAAGTGGTGGAAAATGATGGCACAGTGACGGCTTATCCCTTGCTCCCCGGACAGAGTGTCATGGTGACTCCGGATGAAACCGTTGATGCGGGGCACTTGCTCTCAGACGGACAAATTAATCCTCACGAGTTACTCGAAATTAACTTCGAGTGGATGTTGGAGCAAGGACGCTCCTACTACGAAGCGGCAACCGGCGCTCTGGCGATCGTACAGCAGTTCTTGGTGAACGCCGTCCAAGGGGTGTATCAGTCTCAGGGGATTGATATTGCCGATAAACATATTGAGGTGATCGTCCGCCAGATGACCTCGAAAGTACGGCTCGATGATGGTGGCGATACGACCATGTTGCCGGGAGAGTTGATGGAGTTATATCAAGTCGAACAGGTGAACGAGGCCATGTCGATCACCGGAGGCGCGCCCGCTCGCTATACTCCAGTGCTCTTAGGCATTACGAAAGCTTCCCTGAATACGGATAGCTTTATCAGTGCGGCAAGTTTCCAAGAAACCACGCGGGTGCTCACCGAAGCCGCTATTGAAGGGAAATCGGATTGGTTGCGCGGCCTGAAAGAAAATGTGATTATCGGTCGGTTAATTCCGGCAGGTACGGGATTTAATGCCTATGAAGATAGTTTCCGCAGCCAGTTGTATTCGGATGGCGATCGCGATTCAGTCGAACTCGAAGACGAAATTGTTGGCGGTTCCTTATCCGAAAATATCTTATCCAGTCATGGGTATGCAACCAGTGAAGATAACTATTCTCCCTTAGTCAGCGACGACAGCGTGGCTAGCAGCGGACGTAAGGCTGATTATCCCGTGTTCCCCGATACCTCGAGCCGACGGAGCGGTACCCGCTCGGATTCAGAGGTTGACGATTTGCAAGATATGGTGGTTGACGATCGCACGGCCTACCGTTTAGATCCGATGAATGATGCCTCTGGACAGAATTCCGGACGAGGCAGCTCGAGCAAGGGTCAAGGGAAAGGTAAGCAGACTCTCCCCGATACTGCGATGGATGAGGATTTAGTCCTCGATGAAGAAGAGTTAATCTACGACACCATGGAGGAAGAAGGCCATGAGGAATAA
- the glmS gene encoding glutamine--fructose-6-phosphate transaminase (isomerizing), which translates to MCGIVGYIGTENAKDILLAGLEKLEYRGYDSAGIAMVSEGQLHTIKAKGKLYNLRNKLREVEERARVGIGHTRWATHGKPEEYNAHPHMDGKGTVGVVQNGIVENYRELRESLKSQGYAFISDTDTEVIPHLVSDYLSTPGTSLLEAVRQTVNRLEGAFAIAVITTQFPDELIVVRQQAPLVVGFGQGEFFCASDTPALVSHTHTILPLENGEIARLTPLGVEVYDFQGERRVKYPQTLNWNPGTAEKQGFRHFMLKEIYEQPTVLRNQLDTYFNSQWSAESQTEDRPVVLNLPDSLYENLDQIQIVACGTSWHAALVGKYLLEQWAGIPTQVQYASEFRYSPPPLMANTLTIGVTQSGETADTLAALSMEQDRRSQAANSAYKPRMLGITNQPESSLGRSIPYIINTQANIEVGVAATKTFSAQLMAFYALALDCAYRRQALTNQRIEGIITALRELPGTIEGLIADSDATIEELAHQFNETQDFIFLGRGINFPIALEGALKLKEISYIHAEGYPAGEMKHGPIALLDAKVPVVAIATPGALYEKVISNAQEAKARDARLIGVTPTQSEDAQDTFDEILAIPAIDEMLSPLLTAIPLQLLAYHIAALRGLDVDQPRNLAKSVTVE; encoded by the coding sequence ATGTGTGGAATTGTTGGCTACATTGGAACGGAGAATGCAAAAGATATTCTCCTGGCGGGATTAGAAAAGTTGGAATATCGAGGCTACGACTCGGCTGGCATTGCGATGGTATCGGAAGGTCAGCTCCACACGATCAAAGCCAAAGGAAAGCTGTATAACCTGCGGAATAAGTTACGCGAAGTCGAAGAGAGGGCGCGGGTGGGGATCGGCCATACCCGATGGGCGACTCATGGTAAACCGGAAGAATACAATGCTCATCCCCATATGGATGGGAAGGGGACAGTCGGAGTCGTGCAAAATGGCATTGTCGAAAACTACCGAGAATTACGAGAGTCGCTGAAGAGCCAAGGCTATGCTTTTATTTCCGATACGGATACCGAAGTCATCCCTCATTTAGTTTCCGATTATTTATCGACTCCGGGAACTTCCTTATTAGAGGCCGTCCGACAAACGGTAAATCGTCTCGAAGGCGCATTTGCGATCGCGGTTATTACGACCCAATTTCCCGACGAACTGATTGTGGTGCGCCAGCAAGCTCCCCTCGTTGTCGGTTTTGGACAAGGGGAGTTTTTCTGTGCTTCCGATACTCCGGCATTGGTCTCCCATACCCATACCATTCTGCCTTTAGAGAATGGTGAAATCGCGCGCTTAACTCCTCTGGGAGTTGAAGTTTATGATTTCCAAGGGGAGCGACGGGTTAAATATCCACAAACCCTGAATTGGAATCCGGGTACGGCGGAAAAACAAGGGTTTCGCCATTTTATGCTCAAGGAAATTTACGAGCAACCTACTGTATTGCGCAACCAATTGGATACCTATTTTAATTCCCAATGGTCTGCCGAATCCCAAACTGAAGATAGGCCGGTGGTGCTGAATTTACCGGACTCGTTGTACGAAAATTTAGACCAGATCCAGATCGTGGCCTGCGGTACCAGTTGGCACGCGGCTTTGGTAGGCAAGTATTTACTCGAACAATGGGCCGGTATCCCGACTCAGGTGCAATATGCTTCCGAATTTCGTTACTCTCCTCCGCCGTTAATGGCGAATACCCTGACCATTGGGGTGACTCAGTCTGGAGAAACCGCAGATACCCTAGCTGCATTGTCTATGGAGCAAGATCGGCGATCGCAAGCTGCTAATTCCGCCTACAAACCGCGAATGCTCGGCATTACCAATCAGCCGGAAAGCTCCTTGGGGCGATCGATTCCCTACATTATTAATACTCAGGCCAATATCGAAGTGGGAGTGGCAGCGACGAAAACTTTTAGCGCGCAATTGATGGCCTTTTATGCCTTAGCTCTCGATTGTGCCTATCGCCGCCAAGCTCTTACGAATCAAAGAATTGAGGGTATTATTACCGCTCTGCGAGAGCTTCCCGGAACCATCGAGGGATTAATTGCTGACTCCGATGCCACAATTGAGGAATTGGCCCATCAGTTTAATGAAACTCAAGATTTTATTTTTCTCGGCCGGGGTATTAATTTCCCGATCGCTCTGGAAGGTGCGCTGAAGTTAAAGGAAATTAGCTATATTCACGCTGAAGGGTATCCCGCTGGAGAAATGAAGCACGGACCGATCGCTCTGTTGGATGCCAAAGTCCCCGTGGTGGCGATCGCGACTCCCGGAGCCTTGTATGAAAAAGTCATTTCTAATGCCCAAGAAGCCAAAGCGAGAGATGCACGGTTGATTGGAGTTACCCCAACGCAAAGCGAGGATGCTCAAGATACATTTGATGAGATTTTAGCGATCCCTGCTATTGATGAAATGCTTTCTCCTTTATTAACTGCGATCCCGTTGCAATTACTGGCTTATCATATTGCCGCTCTCAGAGGATTAGATGTGGATCAGCCTCGTAATTTAGCCAAGTCAGTAACCGTGGAGTAA
- a CDS encoding DUF4327 family protein, giving the protein MNQQVIHPMAKLQSKIKSLVDSQILKPTDGIWKMAFLYGDKWEFWKEELEAYDFSMQDPVSEILAVDEWEG; this is encoded by the coding sequence ATGAACCAACAGGTTATTCATCCAATGGCTAAGCTGCAAAGCAAGATAAAGTCATTGGTCGATTCCCAAATTCTCAAACCCACAGATGGCATCTGGAAGATGGCATTTTTGTACGGAGATAAGTGGGAATTTTGGAAGGAAGAGCTGGAAGCTTACGACTTCTCTATGCAAGACCCAGTCAGCGAAATTCTTGCTGTTGACGAATGGGAAGGATAA
- a CDS encoding YbjN domain-containing protein, protein MDSEYQSIHSYVLDEDLKLLAPNGEPLTVRADELFLSMDEDESVGDEDRYVECRLTMVVSPQVYEHIDKGEWLNLKTALRQHEVMFNADIDIDIEAVLDEELLPTLAEYLLQEDISLDDVGKIAACLMDLSQNNLEHPLLNSENWYGTKVTQEMPMPSGIEGRIKQGYTTVWLDDEDLDDDRPNFRGPIYNSAIEFLRDRNIAFFEFSDRDVIQLDSSGDRNPWQFFIHAKEDDGLCLFYGTCPESVPEELRETMAIFLTHANYGLPTGCFELDFRDGEVRFRTSLMVEDEEMRSIDIDNLLGLNWEIVDIYSSAILALIGGKMSLKEAIASVEQN, encoded by the coding sequence ATGGATTCTGAGTATCAATCAATTCATTCTTATGTTCTGGATGAAGATTTGAAACTGCTGGCTCCTAACGGAGAACCTCTAACTGTCCGTGCCGATGAGTTATTCTTATCGATGGATGAGGATGAGTCGGTTGGTGATGAGGATCGATATGTAGAATGTCGCTTGACAATGGTTGTTTCTCCTCAAGTTTACGAACACATCGATAAGGGAGAATGGCTGAATTTGAAAACTGCGCTGCGCCAGCATGAAGTGATGTTTAATGCAGATATTGACATTGATATTGAGGCGGTGCTCGATGAAGAACTATTACCGACTCTGGCAGAATATCTACTCCAGGAGGATATTAGTCTGGATGATGTGGGTAAAATAGCGGCCTGCCTTATGGATCTGAGTCAGAACAATCTAGAACATCCTTTACTCAACAGCGAGAATTGGTACGGAACGAAAGTTACTCAAGAAATGCCGATGCCTTCGGGTATCGAGGGGAGAATAAAACAGGGTTATACGACGGTATGGTTGGATGATGAGGATTTAGATGACGATCGCCCGAACTTTAGAGGACCGATTTATAATAGCGCCATTGAGTTTTTGCGCGATCGCAATATTGCTTTTTTTGAATTTAGCGATCGCGATGTCATTCAACTCGATTCTTCCGGGGATCGCAATCCTTGGCAATTTTTTATCCATGCTAAGGAGGACGACGGTCTCTGTCTTTTCTATGGAACTTGCCCCGAGTCCGTACCCGAAGAACTGCGGGAAACTATGGCTATTTTCCTTACTCATGCGAATTACGGCTTGCCTACAGGGTGTTTTGAACTCGACTTCCGGGATGGGGAAGTACGCTTTCGGACGAGCTTAATGGTAGAAGATGAGGAGATGAGGAGCATTGATATTGATAATCTCCTCGGTTTAAATTGGGAGATTGTTGACATTTACTCCTCGGCAATTTTAGCCCTGATCGGAGGAAAGATGTCCTTAAAAGAAGCGATCGCCTCTGTCGAACAAAATTAA
- the gcvT gene encoding glycine cleavage system aminomethyltransferase GcvT: MALSRTPLFNACAQLKAKMTEFSGWEMPVQFSGIKKEHAAVRDRVGMFDISHMGKFFLQGPSVIAPLQTLVPSDLARLVPGKAQYTVLLNPEGGIIDDIIVYLQAPADNGDERVAIIVNAATCGGDRQWIEEHLDRSAISFRDRTLEQALIALQGPQAISTLQPLIDTDLSTIPRFGHATLPLLGSSAFIARTGYTGEDGFEIMVDPETAIELWDTLFNAGAIPCGLGSRDTLRLEAALALYGQDIDATTTPLEAGLKWLVHTQSKGDFIGRNILEQQQNEGVSKRLVGLQGKGRHIARHNYPLSVNGISVGKVTSGTLSPTLGYPVALAYVPVEYAKIGQTIDVEIRGKFYPMQVVKKPFYRAG, encoded by the coding sequence ATGGCTTTATCCCGTACTCCACTCTTCAATGCTTGCGCGCAACTGAAAGCAAAAATGACTGAATTCTCCGGTTGGGAGATGCCCGTGCAATTTTCCGGGATAAAAAAAGAACATGCAGCCGTGCGCGATCGAGTCGGTATGTTCGATATTTCCCACATGGGAAAATTCTTTCTGCAAGGGCCGTCGGTCATTGCCCCATTGCAAACCCTCGTGCCCTCAGACTTAGCTCGCCTCGTTCCCGGTAAAGCACAATACACTGTATTGCTCAATCCGGAAGGAGGAATTATTGATGATATTATCGTTTATCTACAAGCTCCGGCAGATAATGGAGACGAACGAGTTGCAATTATCGTGAATGCTGCCACTTGTGGTGGCGATCGCCAATGGATTGAGGAGCATCTCGATCGGAGCGCGATTTCCTTTCGCGATCGCACCCTGGAGCAGGCACTGATTGCTCTACAAGGGCCGCAAGCGATCTCCACCTTACAACCTCTCATCGACACCGACCTCTCTACCATCCCTCGCTTCGGCCACGCCACCCTACCTCTCCTGGGTAGTTCCGCCTTTATTGCTCGCACCGGATACACTGGCGAAGATGGCTTTGAGATTATGGTCGATCCTGAAACCGCGATCGAACTCTGGGATACCCTCTTCAACGCTGGCGCCATCCCCTGCGGACTCGGATCGCGAGATACCCTACGTCTCGAAGCCGCTCTAGCTCTCTACGGGCAAGATATTGACGCAACCACAACTCCCCTAGAAGCCGGACTGAAATGGCTCGTCCATACCCAAAGTAAAGGGGACTTCATCGGTCGCAATATCCTAGAGCAGCAACAAAACGAAGGAGTCTCCAAACGCTTAGTGGGACTGCAAGGGAAAGGCCGCCATATTGCGCGCCATAACTATCCCTTATCGGTGAATGGAATATCTGTTGGGAAAGTTACTAGCGGTACGCTCTCGCCCACTCTCGGCTATCCCGTTGCCCTCGCCTATGTCCCCGTGGAATATGCCAAAATCGGACAAACGATCGATGTGGAAATTCGCGGCAAATTCTATCCGATGCAAGTGGTGAAAAAACCTTTTTATCGTGCTGGATAA
- the pstB gene encoding phosphate ABC transporter ATP-binding protein PstB, with translation MVDYRPEKFREPQAAPSEDVLETPINFKAEVEGLNFYYGSHHALKGISMQIPEKQVTAIIGPSGCGKTTLLRCFNRMHDLYPGNSYKGEIKLDGTNILSNSIDSIEVRMRVGMVFQKPNPFPKSVYENVAYGLRVRGVRKRATLDERVEEALQGAALWEEVKDRLHDSAYNLSGGQQQRLCIARALVTNPEIILFDEPTSALDPIATDSVEALMSELKSQVTILIVTHSMQQAARFSDYTAFMYLGELMEFGKTEEIFSRPKKKQTEDYISGRIG, from the coding sequence ATGGTAGACTACAGACCCGAAAAATTTCGCGAACCTCAAGCGGCTCCCTCGGAAGACGTCTTAGAAACACCGATAAATTTCAAGGCGGAAGTGGAAGGGCTCAATTTCTACTATGGCTCTCACCATGCCCTGAAAGGAATTAGTATGCAGATTCCGGAAAAACAGGTAACGGCAATTATCGGCCCGTCTGGATGCGGGAAGACCACCTTACTGCGCTGTTTTAATCGGATGCACGATCTGTATCCCGGTAACTCCTATAAAGGGGAGATTAAGCTCGATGGTACTAATATCCTCAGCAACTCCATTGACTCCATTGAAGTCAGAATGCGGGTGGGAATGGTGTTTCAAAAGCCAAACCCCTTCCCGAAATCGGTCTATGAAAATGTGGCTTATGGGTTGCGGGTGCGCGGCGTGCGCAAACGGGCCACCCTAGATGAGAGGGTGGAAGAGGCATTGCAGGGTGCGGCTCTCTGGGAAGAGGTGAAAGATCGCTTGCATGACTCGGCTTATAATTTGTCTGGGGGACAGCAGCAACGGTTGTGTATTGCCCGTGCGTTGGTCACTAATCCCGAAATTATTCTCTTTGACGAACCGACTTCCGCTCTCGACCCGATTGCTACCGATAGCGTGGAAGCATTGATGAGCGAGCTGAAATCTCAGGTGACTATTCTGATCGTGACTCACAGTATGCAACAGGCGGCTCGCTTTTCCGACTATACGGCGTTTATGTATTTGGGCGAGTTGATGGAGTTTGGCAAAACGGAGGAGATTTTCTCCCGTCCGAAGAAGAAACAAACTGAGGATTATATCAGCGGTCGGATTGGATAG
- the pstA gene encoding phosphate ABC transporter permease PstA yields MTQETFTPDSLSEIRANIERRQLINGSFAVVGLIVIFVAILILLTLTISMAIDGLPRITPAFFTSFPSRRPTEAGILSAWVGTSLVMLVTAMAAVPLGVASGIYLEEYAAKNWIADLIEINVTNLAGVPSIIYGLLALGLFVYQLSLGQSVLTAGLTLSLLILPVVIVTTREAIRAIPNSLREAAYGLGASKWQVVWDHILPYSFGSILTGVIIGLSRAIGETAPVITIGALTFIAFLPDSPIKGEFPFISFAWLQAPFTVMPIQMFNWVSRPNPEFQINAAAAGTVLTLMTLAMNGIAIYLRYRLRKGIKW; encoded by the coding sequence ATGACCCAAGAGACTTTCACGCCAGACTCCCTATCGGAAATTAGAGCCAACATCGAGCGTCGCCAACTGATTAATGGCTCGTTTGCCGTTGTCGGATTAATCGTTATTTTCGTGGCGATTTTGATCTTGCTTACCCTGACCATCAGCATGGCCATTGATGGTCTTCCCCGAATTACCCCAGCATTTTTTACCTCATTTCCCAGTCGCAGACCGACTGAAGCGGGCATTCTTTCGGCGTGGGTGGGAACGAGCTTAGTGATGTTGGTCACGGCAATGGCTGCTGTCCCTCTCGGAGTAGCTTCCGGTATTTATTTGGAAGAATATGCGGCGAAAAATTGGATTGCCGATCTCATTGAAATTAATGTCACCAACTTAGCTGGCGTTCCTTCCATTATCTATGGATTGCTGGCTCTAGGATTGTTTGTTTATCAACTCAGTTTGGGACAAAGCGTCCTCACTGCCGGATTAACGTTGTCCTTGCTGATTTTGCCCGTGGTGATTGTCACTACTCGCGAGGCTATTCGCGCCATTCCGAATAGTTTGCGCGAGGCAGCCTACGGACTCGGTGCGAGTAAGTGGCAAGTGGTTTGGGATCATATTTTGCCCTACTCGTTTGGTAGTATTTTAACAGGAGTCATTATCGGACTTTCGCGGGCGATCGGCGAAACCGCTCCAGTCATTACCATTGGCGCGCTCACCTTTATTGCATTTTTGCCCGATTCTCCCATCAAGGGCGAATTTCCGTTTATTTCATTTGCATGGTTGCAAGCTCCGTTTACGGTGATGCCCATTCAGATGTTTAACTGGGTGTCTCGTCCGAACCCAGAATTTCAGATTAATGCGGCTGCTGCGGGGACAGTTTTAACCCTCATGACCTTAGCCATGAATGGCATTGCAATTTATCTGCGCTATCGGTTGCGCAAGGGAATCAAATGGTAG